Proteins from a genomic interval of Cyprinus carpio isolate SPL01 chromosome A21, ASM1834038v1, whole genome shotgun sequence:
- the LOC109064005 gene encoding acidic fibroblast growth factor intracellular-binding protein B isoform X1, with product MLFKKMSMELDVFVGNTTVLDQDVYQLWLDGHTVSDAVRIRMEAGALQECEANAEVLHSDTTDQFRTFQMCERLLQSPSKVANQLLFQIPPHRQTMLIERYYEFDSVFAREVLSKKLSKGTKKDLDDISSKTGIALKSCRRQFDNFKRVFKVVEELKGPLVENIQRHFLLSDVLARDYAAIVFFANSRFEAGKRKLQYLSFQDFAFCAGQLISYWTVGAVDNMMEDLDVDLEKDFLHDLKDLKVLVNDKDMLDQHKSLVCAQLRGKIKVFSEMEANFKNLSRALVNIASKLTHTKDFRDLFIDLVEKFIEPCRSDKWTFGDLRHFLKHYSSSVHMLEAFRHQVIWDRYMGVIKSCILKMYHD from the exons atgctttttaagaAAATGTCTATGGAGTTAGATGTGTTTGTGGGGAACACTACTGTCCTGGATCAAGACGTGTACCAACTGTGGTTGGACGGGCACACAG TCTCAGATGCAGTGAGGATACGGATGGAAGCAGGTGCCTTGCAGGAGTGTGAAGCCAATGCAGAAGTTCTGCACAGCGACACCACGGACCAGTTCAGAACATTCCAGATGTGTGAGCGGCTCCTCCAGTCCCCTTCCAAAGTGGCCAATCAGCTTCTGTTCCAGATCCCTCCTCACCGTCAAACCATGCTCATTGAGAG GTATTATGAGTTTGATAGTGTTTTTGCCAGGGAGGTGCTGAGTAAGAAACTCTCCAAAGGGACCAAAAAAGACTTGGACGACATCAGTTCAAAGACTGGGATTGCACTCAAGAGCTGTCGTCGACAG TTTGACAATTTCAAGCGTGTGTTTAAAGTGGTGGAAGAGCTAAAAGGCCCCCTGGTGGAGAACATACAGCGTCACTTTCTCCTGTCTGATGTTCTGGCAAG GGACTATGCTGCCATAGTGTTCTTTGCTAACAGTCGTTTTGAGGCAGGAAAGAGAAAGCTACAATACTTGTCTTTCCAGGACTTTGCCTTTTGTGCTGGTCAGCTCATCAGCTACTGGACCGTGGGGGCAGTTG ACAACATGATGGAAGACTTGGATGTTGATCTAGAAAAAGATTTTCTCCATGACTTGAAAGACTTGAAAGTTTTGGTTAATGATAAGGACATGTTGGACCAACACAAAAG TTTGGTGTGTGCACAGCTTAGAGGGAAAATTAAAGTCTTTAGTGAGATGGAGGCCAATTTTAAG AATTTGTCAAGAGCTCTAGTTAACATCGCCTcaaaactcacacacaccaaAGATTTCCGAGATCTGTTCATCGACCTTGTGGAGAAG TTCATTGAACCATGCCGGTCAGATAAATGGACATTCGGAGACCTCAGACATTTCCTCAAGCATTACAGCAGCTCTGTACACATGCTTGAGGCTTTCag GCATCAAGTAATATGGGACAGATACATGGGTGTCATCAAAAGCTGCATCCTGAAAATGTACCATGACTAG
- the fosl1b gene encoding proto-oncogene c-Fos isoform X2 translates to MGLSELNKQKVYELEEYGSGLFIMDHNEGRESYYRLHDSQISPAWMDPENSTALPNLTEDTTSSPDLDVITSSPHLQWLLQSSLFSQSEATLETFSSFAPNTMPSCPCLSQCYSPDPSWNGAVGDSSLGHANKHETDHLEHVKTQLEEEIAALERERERLELVFEAHMPICKLNDPNPE, encoded by the exons ATGGGTTTAAGCGAACTTAACAAACAGAAAGTATATGAACTCGAAGAATACGGATCGGGTTTGTTCATAATGGATCATAATGAAGGGAGAGAATCGTATTATCGTTTGCATGATTCCCAGATTTCTCCAGCATGGATGGACCCGGAGAATTCAACGGCTCTTCCG AATCTTACTGAGGACACTACATCCAGCCCAGATCTTGATGTTATTACATCTAGTCCACATCTTCAGTGGCTTCTGCAGTCCTCTCTATTTTCCCAATCAGAGGCCACCTTGGAAACATTTTCCTCATTCGCACCCAACACCATGCCCAGCTGCCCCTGTTTGTCACAGTGCTACAGTCCTGACCCATCCTGGAATGGAGCAGTCGGGGACAGTTCATTAGGACATGCTAACAAACAT GAGACGGATCATTTGGAACATGTGAAGACACAACTGGAGGAAGAGATCGCTGCTCttgaaagggagagagagaggctggAGTTGGTTTTTGAGGCACATATGCCCATCTGCAAGTTAAATGACCCAAACCCAGAATAA
- the LOC109064005 gene encoding acidic fibroblast growth factor intracellular-binding protein B isoform X2: protein MSMELDVFVGNTTVLDQDVYQLWLDGHTVSDAVRIRMEAGALQECEANAEVLHSDTTDQFRTFQMCERLLQSPSKVANQLLFQIPPHRQTMLIERYYEFDSVFAREVLSKKLSKGTKKDLDDISSKTGIALKSCRRQFDNFKRVFKVVEELKGPLVENIQRHFLLSDVLARDYAAIVFFANSRFEAGKRKLQYLSFQDFAFCAGQLISYWTVGAVDNMMEDLDVDLEKDFLHDLKDLKVLVNDKDMLDQHKSLVCAQLRGKIKVFSEMEANFKNLSRALVNIASKLTHTKDFRDLFIDLVEKFIEPCRSDKWTFGDLRHFLKHYSSSVHMLEAFRHQVIWDRYMGVIKSCILKMYHD from the exons ATGTCTATGGAGTTAGATGTGTTTGTGGGGAACACTACTGTCCTGGATCAAGACGTGTACCAACTGTGGTTGGACGGGCACACAG TCTCAGATGCAGTGAGGATACGGATGGAAGCAGGTGCCTTGCAGGAGTGTGAAGCCAATGCAGAAGTTCTGCACAGCGACACCACGGACCAGTTCAGAACATTCCAGATGTGTGAGCGGCTCCTCCAGTCCCCTTCCAAAGTGGCCAATCAGCTTCTGTTCCAGATCCCTCCTCACCGTCAAACCATGCTCATTGAGAG GTATTATGAGTTTGATAGTGTTTTTGCCAGGGAGGTGCTGAGTAAGAAACTCTCCAAAGGGACCAAAAAAGACTTGGACGACATCAGTTCAAAGACTGGGATTGCACTCAAGAGCTGTCGTCGACAG TTTGACAATTTCAAGCGTGTGTTTAAAGTGGTGGAAGAGCTAAAAGGCCCCCTGGTGGAGAACATACAGCGTCACTTTCTCCTGTCTGATGTTCTGGCAAG GGACTATGCTGCCATAGTGTTCTTTGCTAACAGTCGTTTTGAGGCAGGAAAGAGAAAGCTACAATACTTGTCTTTCCAGGACTTTGCCTTTTGTGCTGGTCAGCTCATCAGCTACTGGACCGTGGGGGCAGTTG ACAACATGATGGAAGACTTGGATGTTGATCTAGAAAAAGATTTTCTCCATGACTTGAAAGACTTGAAAGTTTTGGTTAATGATAAGGACATGTTGGACCAACACAAAAG TTTGGTGTGTGCACAGCTTAGAGGGAAAATTAAAGTCTTTAGTGAGATGGAGGCCAATTTTAAG AATTTGTCAAGAGCTCTAGTTAACATCGCCTcaaaactcacacacaccaaAGATTTCCGAGATCTGTTCATCGACCTTGTGGAGAAG TTCATTGAACCATGCCGGTCAGATAAATGGACATTCGGAGACCTCAGACATTTCCTCAAGCATTACAGCAGCTCTGTACACATGCTTGAGGCTTTCag GCATCAAGTAATATGGGACAGATACATGGGTGTCATCAAAAGCTGCATCCTGAAAATGTACCATGACTAG
- the fosl1b gene encoding proto-oncogene c-Fos isoform X1, whose amino-acid sequence MGLSELNKQKVYELEEYGSGLFIMDHNEGRESYYRLHDSQISPAWMDPENSTALPNLTEDTTSSPDLDVITSSPHLQWLLQSSLFSQSEATLETFSSFAPNTMPSCPCLSQCYSPDPSWNGAVGDSSLGHANKHMSSEELDRIRIRRERNRVAAARCRDRRRMLIDTLQNETDHLEHVKTQLEEEIAALERERERLELVFEAHMPICKLNDPNPE is encoded by the exons ATGGGTTTAAGCGAACTTAACAAACAGAAAGTATATGAACTCGAAGAATACGGATCGGGTTTGTTCATAATGGATCATAATGAAGGGAGAGAATCGTATTATCGTTTGCATGATTCCCAGATTTCTCCAGCATGGATGGACCCGGAGAATTCAACGGCTCTTCCG AATCTTACTGAGGACACTACATCCAGCCCAGATCTTGATGTTATTACATCTAGTCCACATCTTCAGTGGCTTCTGCAGTCCTCTCTATTTTCCCAATCAGAGGCCACCTTGGAAACATTTTCCTCATTCGCACCCAACACCATGCCCAGCTGCCCCTGTTTGTCACAGTGCTACAGTCCTGACCCATCCTGGAATGGAGCAGTCGGGGACAGTTCATTAGGACATGCTAACAAACAT ATGTCCTCTGAGGAACTTGACAGGATAAGGATCCGCAGGGAAAGGAACAGAGTAGCAGCTGCCAGGTGTCGGGACCGTCGTCGGATGCTTATAGACACGTTACAGAAT GAGACGGATCATTTGGAACATGTGAAGACACAACTGGAGGAAGAGATCGCTGCTCttgaaagggagagagagaggctggAGTTGGTTTTTGAGGCACATATGCCCATCTGCAAGTTAAATGACCCAAACCCAGAATAA